In the Zingiber officinale cultivar Zhangliang chromosome 5A, Zo_v1.1, whole genome shotgun sequence genome, caaaaaatctcaaattttgtggagaagtctattttatccatatctacttggtaaaaaaatatatataaatatatttatcacagatcctaagattgacataaaattcaaaactagctaaatggttcaattgaaccttgacctaaagtcctagtcttggcttcctcttgatgtatctgcccatactaaaccacaatactttcctagcatgggtttatatggcatctatacatcaaaaactaattttcatgcaatatgaacccaattcatatttctatgcacgaaacacatcccaattgtgtcaacccactaggttagagattTAAGtttgtctcctaaccacttggcacatttgataacccatctatcatgggtcccaaaggctcttcctaaccttaggaatcttaaccttagtcacctcccttggtgactcatctactatggctaggccacttcggtgtaCCTCGgttgacacttggcctactaaactcaccttcttaaccttagacaccttatctttggttaatttcttcttgtccttaatcttggacacctcatccttgctataattatatgctaccctagcatattccttcttattggccttggatgactctctctTATCCTTAGTAACACctcccataccaatgtcatgtgctaccttaacacttgacctccttttgatcttggaaaagatttttatgttttcaaagagtaactcctcctaaaaatatggtcaaacttctatcattgcaccaacaatgacttggggttcctaaataattaggtaaatcaaaattcgaagttttaaggttcaaaattcaataatgaaactaaaactTCGAGTTTCAATGATAGAAGTTTAAAACTTGTTGGTGCCAAGAGTTGAACTTAACCTCAACCAACTTGATGCCAAgtgcttctctcaagtgtgtcaattaaaattaatttcaaatcctcAACACTTGGCATCTTTTTGCccttcaaggcttaatcacatttgattaaagcatgagttttctcttaattccttaagaaagtatcaagattttaactcaatttttcttatactttttttaagtgtgtcaatttagattaagttcaactcttcaaattttggcacatatattactctttcaaagagtaacctcataatccttttcattttcaaaagttaacaataGCCTTGAAAAtgttctcaagtgtcaactttaacaaggttgggttaactacccttccaatttgagttgacactctctaaacctatctagggtgtagagaatatgttcctaggaacccaaaacctattggtgctccttggatgctctaggtacttgaTGTaagcctaaaatctatattaaatgtcacaaataggcttatcaaattaataatgtaattattcactgaaccccttaatttcacattaacgttgtagtaacgagcccaggatcgatccgaggaaccaacagtatgatgtaatttaggattgtattttattcctatttttttggggttttcgatatgaaaatggagttgggggtttaaaagctttaaatctaaatctaacagaggaaaaacacagcaattaagaaattaatctaaagcaagagtgaaacctaactatgtgccaatgatcaaacctcaacgtattgtcactctacgttgtgattaaaccatcgacacacacttaaactaaagataaaatagcaaaacacaattaaatctgatctaaacagaaatgaaaccctaacttagaatttaaacactaaacaagtaaccaagcaacaaattaaaattaaactaggcttcaacaaagaaagaaatgctaactacttgcataaaaagataacaaaacataaaagtaatatgtgctaagctataaaaacaataacaaaatgaattaaaatgtaaaccaatccaactcacaaccaattccacaagtttcacactcttgccgtcacacaagagtgtcaaagtcgagaccacccaactttggacctcaatggaacatctcaatggcgtatcagctcaaggagtgcttaactacaccgacggaccacccccggcgagctaaaaacaaccctaaacccactcaagtgccgaaaatctggaaatctgcctctggatctgatggaatgctgtggaacgcggataaacgtcgagtgaagctcaggaacatcggaagaccacctccgaatgttgctgatgggaatccgAGCTTggatttggaagaccacctccaaatcgagctggaaaagggagatgccgcgagccaaattccaccggagagaacaccctccaatggctccagaagatcgggatgatgcCGCCGAGATGCTCACtaccgagattgaagctcgggagagtgattggagaaggaaaggggtcgaaATCCGAAAGATTGCCGCGAGGACGAGGCTGCTGCgcgctgtggagtcgacgaaggaagctgggtactgtagcttctgttttgaatcagatctggatctgaacgaacggctgggattgatttggagctaaatcaacggtgaaagtttgcccaaaatccgatctgaaggtactgatcttgatctagagtctggatctaccctcccttagttcggatcgatcagatcatcactggatggcccggatctgcacagtATTCAATGAACGTCccagattaagtcgggctggatcaatagctagatgaactcagatctgcatcaaaacttctggatcttcgtcAATGGCTCaaatctgctccccattaggttggatcggccagatcttcaacggatggtacagatctctcctattcttgataaacggcccaaatcgacccaaagcttgatcttgtcttttgaactccgattcgagcccaattccggtccaaatagatccaaatctaagatcttttgatgcttacaaaatgagaatcaaatattagcatcaaataataccaaaaataatataatttgcaattacgtccaaaatctatgcaatgcacaaaaatgtaatgtaatcatgatttaaactatgaaaccaacatcaaaaccatgcataaatgaatcaaaataatgcagtaaaatcatggttatcagtactcactagggatgactttcaTAGAtatcttcctaaggacctttcgaggctttttagaagccttggtcacttctactaggtcacttctagaaataacttcccttgtaaccttctttgtgactttgttagacttcttagaagtcttagtcacattggtcttgccaaaagtacttttagggattctttccctagtatctttgacttgacctctaaacctagggttggtctcataactatatggaaccctatgaaaggaagtcatatccttcttggctttaggtttgtatcccaaacctctatagccattggatggctcttgtctaacATTTCCAAGGTTGTGCTCATATTGCCCCTTAAgcaagttttccattcttgctaaggttctctctaagttatcaagtcttgaccttaagacttggttttcccttactaaatccatagatttggatttttgttgattcctatgagcattgctagccttaggcttatatctaaagtccttataattgttgcctaagtagttatctacctttctaaccttaggtatggtagatctagcatgaggaggtatatatttgtcctaggtttatcatgcattctattttcatgataaatagcattataacgatttaaatttgaactagcattcaaattagggtttacctcccttacccttgaagctctcttcttctcccacttcttcaagtgcgtcAATTTCTTGAGAtttcctctccttgggcactttgtgtggtagtgaccccactcaccacatgtaaagcacctaatgtgcttcttctcctccttcttcttcctcctacaactcacattagtttctaaattaactttagtgagtttagggtttacctcctttaccttcttgaacgaaagacacctactcttgtagtgcctcatcttaccacactcaaagcatttgatgtggtcctttgtgctcttcttggtagttgaggtggagggttgagcttccaagatctcctcttctttggattgctcttcttcctcttcacttgaagatgtggacggttctacttcttcctcccatgatgatgtggatgatacctcctcatcttccttctcctcctcggatgttgaccttatgtcaacatcagatttgtccttctcttcttggaccaataagcccttctccttgggctcctctactccttggaattgtgacgggtcttcatgataagcaatgatctttttcaaaagatcacatgcacttgtgcattcacctacactcacaatgatattagaaggtaatagatttaacaaaatttttgttacctccttatccgcctccgcttgctccctttgttcctcggtccaatgtcgaggtcggagagGCTTCCCCTTTTTgttcgtaggagcttcaaatgggtcactcaagacaacccattggttccaatccatttggaaccatgtctacaaccgcttcctccaataattgaattcttctttgtcatacgggggtggaattcggatatcccatccgagcactccttcggactccatcttcttcttcctctagcttcttgctctcttggcggttagtccgtagaagagcgccctcgctctgataccacttgttgagaccttgacgtccgctagacgggagtgaatagcgtctcacccaaatcgatcgcttcctataatgttagtgcacagcggaaatacaaaaacaaatactaacaagagaaagcaaacctaacacgttgatttaacgtggttcggagataaagctcctactccacggctgtccgtaaggtggacgatcccgatccgtcggtggatgactccccggaaaacctccggctagctcaagctccttgtcggtggagaaacctcgccacaaacacttgaatacaagcacaccgatcacacgagggcttgggaaactctaataggctttaaccaagtttaTTTCGTCatcttggccggccatcccaagctccttcttatagagcttggagcaaatcagtaagctgatttgcccgttaccagtcgactggtccttgcaccagtcgactggtgtcagcccaacggctctctcaacggctctctacagtgcaccaatcgactgctacagtactgctacagcaACGCTACAtcgctgctacagtaacgctacagtgctgctacagtaaccctaattttaagattttacctcgagtacattcactcagcactcgttcccgtccgaccaacctagacctagccttctagcctccttcatcagccttgcgtccctcggatgcctccccatccttcacgtcttgccttctagaacttccatcggccttgtcattattgtcgggtcttcctttgccaagaggtcgcgcttccgggacttcatccattgtcaagtcacacttggacttacgtagccaagactacatacttggacttacaccgccaagactactccttggactttcctcctttgccaagatcacacttggactttccttgttgtacctatatcctgcacactcacaatgcatatcaaatacaacaataaacataacttaaacctttgtccaaacatcaaaacctatggCACCTATATTGCTCCAACACAAGTTTTGACTAAAAACTCTCTATTGGGCCTAGAGTGTCCAGAATCTTAAAATCTTGACATAGTCTAAATTAGAAAAAGTCTTAAGAATCCTTTGATGGTATTAGTTAGAGAGTATGACAAGCATAGATTCTCTAATAAGCTTATAATAAAGCATCTCAAGGCTATGCccattttagaaattcatagctAGGCTGTAAAATCTATGTCCGAGAGCATGATTACATTTAGGAGACTGCTAGGAGTGCAATGAGTTTAGTTTAAAGTGCTTTTAAGGTGTTTAAGTCATTAGTTAGTTTtggaatttaaaatttattgatgAGCCTATAATATCtagaatttcaaaattttgacagtCTCAACTAAAGTCCTAAGAATCCTCTTGTGATGTTGGTAAATGAATATGATAGTTCTAGATCCTCTAATAAGCTCGTAACAAAATATTTCAAGGTtgtattaatttcaaaaactcaTAACTTTCTATTTAGACTATAAAATACATATCTTAGTACATGATTATGCTTAAGAGAATATAAGAAGTGCAATAGACTTTGTTTAAAGTATTTATGCCtaagagcataagtaataagGATATTTAGAGAAATATTTCTTCAAATATCCCTTTATCTCAAATATCCTCCCGTGTAAGAGAGGATTGGGGACATTTAGAAATCACTAGGCATAACTCTATATCATATGATTTCTATCCTAAGgagcttttaaaaaaataaataaataacaagtAAAAGTACAACAGTAAAAGGTAGGCCCTCCCAATCGCCTACTGCAGCTGTAgtagttgttttattttttatttttaatatgtttAATAAATGCAAATGTTGTAATTTCTAGAACATTGATCCAACGTTCAATTTTTAGAACGTTGGGCAATGGTATTTTTTTCCTTATATatatcttatttttttattcaccttttttaaaaaaaatcattctttATCCAAAATTTAAGAAGAAATTGATAGAAATTTAggtctttattttgagaatttattgaaTTCTTCCAATATTAACAAAAATTCAAGTGGAGAAGTTTCTAGTTCGTCCCAATCTACATCCTCCTCTATTTTCATTTCCCACACAACACCTacaaaattttcaatatttttcatacccaccatcatattatcataattttcaaagttatccAAATTTACGAGTAGCGACTCGATCTTCGTTTTATACATGCCCCCAAGAATATTAGCAGAATAATCAATATTTCATGCAAGCTCTATCTCAtggaattaatttattttaatcacCAAGGATTCAATCAAATAAATCGAGAAGAGTTAGTGTTGATGCAAATGACAGTGATAAAACTATAGAAATATCTCATACAGTCCCTGATTCACAATTTCCTTCATTCTCATCTCAAATAGGGCTTAACAATATTATTTTCAATCAAACAACTAAGACGAACAACGAATCGGATGGAGATCATAACAAGCAAACAGTGTGGACAACAACAGATGATAAGCTCCTTACAGCAGTCTACATAATCATGAGAAACGATTCAATAGTTGGTAATGACCAGAAAAAAATAAGTCTTTTTGAAAATAGGTGGTGACATACTACAATACTAATTGAGATAAAGGACCTAAAAAGAGAACAACAGATAAATCAAAATCACATTAAGTTTCGATGAAAAAGATCGtgaataaatataatgaaatctacaaaagtatttttaaatctaCTTTTAGATATGAACATATATAGATGATTGTGAAAGATAGTCTGATGTACCTTTCTCAAATATCAGAGCGATAGGCTACAAAGAAAGCAAGAACATCAGAATTATCAGGTATGCATACTAATTCTTCAAATCCTAATACAACTGTTAATATGAATAATAGAGAAATCCGATCTCGTCGAATAGGACAAAAAGCAATAAAGAAAAGGTAAAAAAATAGACATAATTGATGAATTGAATAAACCTATGCAACTATCAATAGtacattttgaaaagtataataaCAATACGAAAGTAGATCAACTCATCTCAGCACATCAACTCTTCGTAACAGACACACAAGGTATGACAGATGAATAATTTTATATGTGAatatcagaaaaaaaaaactgaatacatagtgaatttttatttattttatcaattaattatgattttaaatttaagatttatCCTTCTATGTTATATTACgtgatttatattttaattttgaatttatgaaATATTTACATTCACGTATattagattattttttaaaaaattatatgcctctttatatgtaattaaaatattattattaaattaattatatcgcataattattaaaatataaataaataaaaaatatttataaaacattgataaaatatattaaattaaaaaagaataagtataattaattttatttaaatataaaaaaatatgtaaATTAAAAAGATAGTGGAATCATtgatatttaattgataaaatatttgataataaaatttaaaacatttaagaataaaattttgataaatgataactaTAAATATTTAGATGAAAGAATATTTGAatatgaaatttaatttgaaaagtaAGATATTTTATTGATGATACCGATATAGAAATTCGGTGTTACGGTAGATGTCCAAAGGTCATTAATGAACTTTaactaaatttcttaataaatatATCTACCAATTCAAAATCTTGATATGATGATAACCGAGTCATACGAACTCTTGGTATTGATGAGTGACCATGAAGAGTCTAAATACTCAAATTATCTCAAGAATGTGTAGATTGTGAAACCCAAGTTAAAGGCATGATTACACTCAAGAGCTCTCAAAGAACAGCCAATGATCTGATTTAAAGTAATTCTAATATTTCTTAAGATCAGCAACCAATTTTGATGATGACTCTATGATTCTACAAGGTCCAAAACTTGAAAATCTTAACCTAATTTCGAGAATGAAATCTTTTAATGACGACTAATGAGCTTATGTCAAAAAAAGACAACAGGTAGACTCGCAGCTATGGCCAGCCTTGTTCACCGCCGAGAAGGTTCGTGAGACGGCCACGAGCGGTCGTAAACTTTCACAGACCAATGCTTCGTTATCTTTATCGAATCGAGAATGCAGTAATAGCCCGGAATGAATAGAGAACGCCAACATTGTGATGGCTAAGAGATCCAAAGGAAACAAAAAAGAAAGGAAAACGTTTAAAAGGAAGATAACGAAGCAAGTTTGTAAAACAAAATTAATCGAGGAAATCAGCGTGCTCAAGATTCCAGGATTTACCGGCCAATACCGATTGCAGCAAGCATATTGGTCCCCAAAATTTACAATTAATATTCCAAAACAAACAGctgaaaaaataaacaaaaacgaATTTAGAATTCATCTCACATCATCGGAATCAGGCACGTTCGCCTCGAATCCGACGAGCTAACTGTATATCCTTGGGCATGATGGTGACGCGCTTGGCGTGGATGGCGCAGAGATTGGTGTCCTCGAAGAGCCCCACCAGGTAGGCCTCCGCGGCCTCCTGAAGCGCCAGCACCGCGTGGCTCTGGAACCGAAGATCCGTCTTGAAGTCCTGCGCGATCTCCCGCACCAGCCGCTGGAACGGCAGCTTCCGGATCAGCAGCTCCGTGCTCTTCTGGTACTTGCGTATCTCGCGGAGCGCCACCGTACCGGGACGGTAGCGATGAGGCT is a window encoding:
- the LOC121980643 gene encoding histone H3.3, which encodes MARTKQTARKSTGGKAPRKQLATKAARKSAPTTGGVKKPHRYRPGTVALREIRKYQKSTELLIRKLPFQRLVREIAQDFKTDLRFQSHAVLALQEAAEAYLVGLFEDTNLCAIHAKRVTIMPKDIQLARRIRGERA